GCCACCGCCGCGCCGTCATGCTGGATCCGCGCATAAGCGGAGAACGCCACTTCGTTGAGCGGCGGCACGAACTTCGACACGAAGATCTGGGTCAGGAACAGGCTCGTCGTATAGATGCCGAGCATGTGCGGGGTGAAATGCCGCCCGGCGATGAACACATCGGCCTGGCTCTGCGCGAACCAGAACAGCTGGCTCGCCGCCATTATGCCGCCATAGCGGGCAAGCCCGCCGGCACCGCGGAAGTCGAAGCTGGGCCAGACCAGCGACTTCGCCGCGATCGTCATGCCGACCGCGCGCACGGTGAACAGCACGATCGGCGCGAACACCAACGTCCACACGCCCCATCCCGCGAGCGCGCCGCCGAGTGCGGTGGCCGCACTGGCGATCGAAGCGATGATGTTGACCCGCGCCTGAAGCCGGAAATCCATCGAGCGCGACAGCAACGCATAAGGGAGCGCGATGAACGGGGTGGTGAGATAGAGCAGCGCCTGCACCCGCAACAGGTGCGCGACCACGTCCTGACGATAATAGGCCGCGGCGAGCGGCGCGAGCAGGAACTGGGCGAGGCCAAGTCCAAAGTTCAGCAGGATCAACATGCCAAACAGCTGGCGGATCTCGCGCTTGCCGATCTCGGCCTGCTGGATCAGCCCGCTCGCCAGCCCATAGCCGTTGAGCATGTTGAGGAAGACCATGATCACCCCGGTCATCGCGAACAGACCATAGTCGCGCGGGTCGAGGATCCGAATCACGAGGAACGTCGCCGCCCACATTACGAGCTGGCCGACGATTTGGCTGCCGGAACGCCAGATTACGGCGCTTCTAACCTGCTCTTTCAGCGATTCGGCGGGCTGATTCGGGGTGGTCACGGTGCTTTCCATTGATTCGGGGATAGGGGCAAAGGCCTTACACTCCCTTAAAAACGGCTGATTTCTGCGGGTTTCGAGGTTCAGTGTAAGAAAATTGCAAAAACCCGTTGACGGTCAAAGAACCCTAACCTAAATGAGCTCCACCGCAGCGACGGACCACACGGTTCGCTTCTGCAGTCACCAATAGCCTGGCGCTAAACCGCCCCACTAAAAAAGGGGTACGGGATGGCGTCGGTCTTTTGCGCTCTTTGACATTGTCGGTTTTAGATGAAGGGACATGTGGGCGGCGGCCCCGGGTCTGGCATTCAAGGTGCCAGGTGCTCGGTAGCAATAAGCCGTTCCTATATGTCCTTCACGTATCCATACGTAAATGGGATCTGTCGGAGTTCGCTCTGATGGGTTCTGAAGAAAAATGTGCAGGAACGGCTCCTTGAAATGAGCGGTCCTGGCGGGGTTATTCCACCCCGCTTGGGTCGGACATAAACTTGAGAGTTTGATCATGGCTCAGAATGAACGCTGGCGGCATGCCTAACACATGCAAGTCGAACGAGACCTTCGGGTCTAGTGGCGCACGGGTGCGTAACGCGTGGGAATCTGCCCTTGGGTTCGGAATAACAGCTAGAAATGGCTGCTAATACCGGATGATGACGTAAGTCCAAAGATTTATCGCCCAAGGATGAGCCCGCGTAGGATTAGCTAGTTGGTGAGGTAAAAGCTCACCAAGGCGACGATCCTTAGCTGGTCTGAGAGGATGATCAGCCACACTGGGACTGAGACACGGCCCAGACTCCTACGGGAGGCAGCAGTGGGGAATATTGGACAATGGGCGAAAGCCTGATCCAGCAATGCCGCGTGAGTGATGAAGGCCTTAGGGTTGTAAAGCTCTTTTACCCGGGATGATAATGACAGTACCGGGAGAATAAGCTCCGGCTAACTCCGTGCCAGCAGCCGCGGTAATACGGAGGGAGCTAGCGTTATTCGGAATTACTGGGCGTAAAGCGCACGTAGGCGGCTTTGTAAGTTAGAGGTGAAAGCCTGGAGCTCAACTCCAGAATTGCCTTTAAGACTGCATCGCTTGAATCCAGGAGAGGTGAGTGGAATTCCGAGTGTAGAGGTGAAATTCGTAGATATTCGGAAGAACACCAGTGGCGAAGGCGGCTCACTGGACTGGTATTGACGCTGAGGTGCGAAAGCGTGGGGAGCAAACAGGATTAGATACCCTGGTAGTCCACGCCGTAAACGATGATAACTAGCTGTCGGGGCTCTTAGAGCTTCGGTGGCGCAGCTAACGCATTAAGTTATCCGCCTGGGGAGTACGGCCGCAAGGTTAAAACTCAAATGAATTGACGGGGGCCTGCACAAGCGGTGGAGCATGTGGTTTAATTCGAAGCAACGCGCAGAACCTTACCAGCGTTTGACATGGCTAGTATGATTTCCAGAGATGGATTTCTTCAGTTCGGCTGGCTAGCACACAGGTGCTGCATGGCTGTCGTCAGCTCGTGTCGTGAGATGTTGGGTTAAGTCCCGCAACGAGCGCAACCCTCGTCCTTAGTTGCCATCATTAAGTTGGGCACTCTAAGGAAACCGCCGGTGATAAGCCGGAGGAAGGTGGGGATGACGTCAAGTCCTCATGGCCCTTACGCGCTGGGCTACACACGTGCTACAATGGCGGTGACAGTGGGCAGCAACCCCGCAAGGGTGAGCTAATCTCCAAAAGCCGTCTCAGTTCGGATTGTTCTCTGCAACTCGAGAGCATGAAGGCGGAATCGCTAGTAATCGCGGATCAGCATGCCGCGGTGAATACGTTCCCAGGCCTTGTACACACCGCCCGTCACACCATGGGAGTTGGATTCACCCGAAGGTAGTGCGCTAACCCGCAAGGGAGGCAGCTAACCACGGTGGGTTCAGCGACTGGGGTGAAGTCGTAACAAGGTAGCCGTAGGGGAACCTGCGGCTGGATCACCTCCTTTCTAAGGATATCGGCAGAAAGCGCCTCGATCCTCGCACTTCGGTGCCTCGATCTTGGAAGAGCTTCTTCCATTCCAAAGAACATAGCCGCCGTCCTCATGTCCCTTCATCACTGGAAACCACATCGTTGGACCTTATGGTCTTTCGGTGTGGAAGCCTGAGCAGGCCCACGCCGCCCGCGGTCGTTTACGACCTGCAAGGGCATGGCATGGGGGCCGGTAGCTCAGGTGGTTAGAGCGCACGCCTGATAAGCGTGAGGTCGTAGGTTCAACTCCTACTCGGCCCACCATTTCAAGTATTGGTAGGGGGCCTTAGCTCAGCTGGGAGAGCGGTTGCTTTGCAAGCATCAGGTCATCGGTTCGATCCCGATAGGCTCCACCATTACCAAGCGCAGCGCCGGCTTTGGCCGTGCGGCAGTGGCTGACCATATTTCCAGATGATGAAGACACCAGTTCGGCGCATTCGTGCGCTGATACCGGGAGGCATAGAGCTCCCCTATTTGACATTGTGAATGGGTTCTTAAAATCGATGCCGTGACGGTAGCGATTTGGCAGATGATGGGTTCGCCCTGATGCTGTCTGATCGGTTATCATCATAATATTAGGCTGAGCATTTTAATTTCATCCGCACCAATCTCCACGCTTCGCTGCTCTGCCGAGTTTTGGTCGGTACTTTCGAGTATCGGTCCAGCGTTGTCGTTGGTGGTGCGGACTCTCAAGCGTAAGGTAAGGGCAATTCGTGGATGCCTTGGCGCATACAGGCGATGAAGGACGTGGCACGCTGCGATAAGCTGCGGTGAGGTGTGAGCAACCTTTGACCCGCAGATTTCCGAATGGGGAAACCCACCTATCCCGATTATCTTCTCTTCGACACCAGGTTTCGATCTGGGGTCGGGGTGAAACTAATTGGGGCAAGGTATCACTTAGATGAATAAAATAGTCTTCGTGAAGCGAACCCGGCGAACTGAAACATCTCAGTAGCTGGAGGAAAAGACATCAACCGAGATTCCGTTAGTAGTGGCGAGCGAACGCGGACCAGGCCAGTGCCTGGAGTTCAACTAGCAGAACAGTTTGGAAAGACTGGCCATAGCGGGTGACAGCCCCGTATGCGAAAGTGAGACTTCAGGACTCGAGTAGGGCGGAACACGTGTAATTCTGTCTGAACATAGGGGGACCACCCTCTAAGCCTAAATACTCGTATGCGACCGATAGTGAACTAGTACCGTGAGGGAAAGGTGAAAAGCACCCCGATGAGGGGAGTGAAACAGTACCTGAAACGGATTGCCTACAAGCAGTAGGAGGGGTCTTGTGCCCTGACTGCGTACCTTTTGTATAATGGGTCTGTGACTTAATGTATCAAGCAAGCTTAAGCCGTTAGGTGTAGGCGCAGCGAAAGCGAGTCTGAATAGGGCGACTAAGTTTGATGTATTAGACCCGAAACCCGGCGATCTAGGCATGACCAGGATGAAGGTGCGGTAACACGCACTGGAGGTCCGAACCGATTAACGTTGAAAAGTTACCGGATGAGTTGTGTTTAGGGGTGAAAGGCCAATCAAGCCGGGAAATAGCTGGTTCTCCGCGAAAACTATTTAGGTAGTGCCTCGGATGAATACCTTGGGGGGTAGAGCACTGGATGGATGCGGGGGTCGCGAGACCTACCAACTCTAACCAAACTCCGAATACCCAAGAGTAATATCCGGGAGACAGACGGCGGGTGCTAAGGTCCGTCGTCAAAAGGGAAACAGCCCTGACCTACAGCTAAGGTCCCCAAGTCGTGTCTAAGTGGGAAAGCATGTGAAACTTCCAAAACAACCAGGAGGTTGGCTTAGAAGCAGCCATCCTTTAAAGAAAGCGTAACAGCTCACTGGTCTAAATAAGAGGTTTTGCGGCGAAGATGTAACGGGGCTCAAGACACGCACCGAAGCTTAGGGTTCATCGTAAGATGAGCGGTAGCGGAGCGTTCCGTAAGCCGGTGAAGCGATCTGGTAATGGGTCGTGGAGGTATCGGAAGTGCGAATGCAGACATGAGTAGCGATAAAGAGGGTGAGATGCCCTCTCGCCGAAAGACCAAGGGTTCCTGCGCAAGGCTAATCCGCGCAGGGTGAGTCGGCCCCTAAGACGAGCCCGAAGGGGGTAGTCGATGGGAACACGGTTAATATTCCGTGACCTGGTGGTGTGTGACGGATCTCGTGTGTTGTCAGGCCTTATTGGATTGGTCTGGCTTCGAAGAGGTTCCAGGAAATAGCCCCACCGTATAGACCGTACCCGAAACCGACACAGGTGGTCAGGTAGAGTATACCAAGGCGCTTGAGTGAAGTGTCCTGAAGGAACTCGGCAAATTGCCTCCGTACCTTCGGAAGAAGGAGGCCCTCA
This portion of the Sphingomonas sp. So64.6b genome encodes:
- a CDS encoding lipopolysaccharide biosynthesis protein, whose protein sequence is MESTVTTPNQPAESLKEQVRSAVIWRSGSQIVGQLVMWAATFLVIRILDPRDYGLFAMTGVIMVFLNMLNGYGLASGLIQQAEIGKREIRQLFGMLILLNFGLGLAQFLLAPLAAAYYRQDVVAHLLRVQALLYLTTPFIALPYALLSRSMDFRLQARVNIIASIASAATALGGALAGWGVWTLVFAPIVLFTVRAVGMTIAAKSLVWPSFDFRGAGGLARYGGIMAASQLFWFAQSQADVFIAGRHFTPHMLGIYTTSLFLTQIFVSKFVPPLNEVAFSAYARIQHDGAAVANAFARSVRIIMVAALPFYFGLAATSEPLVLTVLGDKWAEAIPVVHLLALAMPFMTLQVLLSPACDALGKPGIGVRNGAVGAVLLSIAFMIGVRWGAAGLAWAWIAAYPLYLAISMWRTLPVIGTSVSALAEAVAPALFAAVGMALVVRLVDAALPPMAPLPRLAILVVTGAIVYGGWLMLFARGVVRELIAIVRKQPLAEPSA